A genomic segment from Spinacia oleracea cultivar Varoflay chromosome 3, BTI_SOV_V1, whole genome shotgun sequence encodes:
- the LOC110782524 gene encoding uncharacterized protein, with protein MPKKTSSVLEKVSSFIKLAKIRNQITLNLILFKKTTGKFKKYKFHSHYYNYEYIQEYQFSPSNTPLIFPRKKKEYLYNKLDSMLFMCMCLGKIGVEEREEIYSPMEMLPPVINGVSSYGSDGEGEELEMLEIGSGECGLLSVDERAERFIENFYAQMRMQRQQSNNTVGLMLGD; from the coding sequence atgccTAAAAAAACATCATCTGTTCTTGAGAAAGTGTCAAGCTTTATAAAATTAGCGAaaattcgaaatcaaattacacTGAATTTGATTTTATTCAAGAAAACAACAGGGAAATTTAAGAAATATAAGTTTCATAGTCATTATTATAATTATGAGTATATCCAAGAATACCAGTTCTCTCCTTCAAATACTCCTCTGATTTTCCCCCGTAAAAAGAAGGAGTATTTGTACAATAAGTTGGACTCAATGCTGTTTATGTGTATGTGTTTAGGGAAAATTGGGGTTGAAGAAAGGGAGGAGATTTACTCACCAATGGAGATGCTGCCTCCTGTTATAAATGGAGTTTCGAGCTACGGCAGCGACGGCGAGGGGGAAGAGCTGGAAATGTTGGAGATTGGTAGTGGTGAATGTGGTTTATTGTCTGTTGATGAAAGAGCTGAGAGATTTATTGAGAATTTTTATGCGCAGATGAGAATGCAACGTCAACAATCAAATAATACAGTTGGTTTGATGCTTGGTGATTAG
- the LOC130469874 gene encoding uncharacterized protein — MIETQLAQLANTLKEQQVHTSLPPQGQPPKQIYAITTRNGKTLDDVPRANEVSKSNGKDQEGVVESRDNDVVEEEPPIDNVGDTPIPKEANLLPLPTPKLPYPQRFLGKSLDDQFSKFLDVISKLHVTLSLTEALKQMPHYSRFMRDILRGKRCCEPKETVQLTESCRALIQHSFPPKLKDPGSFSIPCSIQKLKF; from the coding sequence ATGATTGAGACCCAATTAGCTCAACTCGCTAATACCTTAAAGGAACAACAAGTGCAtactagtctcccaccccaaggtcaacctcCTAAGCAAATATATGCAATCACGACACGGAATGGGAAGACTTTAGATGATGTTCCTAGAGCTAATGAGGTTTCTAAGTCCAATGGGAAGGATCAAGAGGGAGTCGTTGAGTCTAGAGACAATGATGTGGTAGAAGAGGAGCCTCCCATCGATAATGTGGGTGATACCCCTATACCAAAAGAAGCAAATCTTCTACCTCTCCCCACTCCTAAACTCCCCTATCCTCAAAGATTTTTAGGCAAATCATTGGATGACCAGTTTTCTAAGTTTCTTGATGTGATTAGCAAGTTACATGTCACATTATCTCTCACTGAGGCACTCAAACAAATGCCCCACTATTCTAGATTCATGAGAGATATTCTTCGTGGCAAGAGATGTTGTGAACCGAAAGAGACCGTGCAACTCACGGAGAGTTGTAGAGCTCTAATTCAGCACTCCTTTCCCCCAAAGCTCAAAGATCCCgggagtttttctatcccttgtagcATTCAAAAGCTCAAATTTTAG